In the genome of Gloeotrichia echinulata CP02, one region contains:
- a CDS encoding DUF4351 domain-containing protein — protein MNDLRDADGELNQRADFDSPWKEVLEAYFPQAMQFFFPQTAALINWERPYEFLDKEFQQIAREAEQGKRYADKLVKVWHIQGHELWLLVHVEIQATKEDEFPKRMFTYNFRIFDRFDKPATSLAILCDANREWRPNNYSYDYPDTRLNFEFGTVKLLDYENRWTELEASNNPFATVVMAHLKTQQTRKQPEQRKVWKLALIRRLYDLGWEAQDIRNLYRFIDWVMILPKALEVEFWQEFRQFEQERTMRYVTTGERIEYEQGIQKGEQALILRQLQRRVGELSSEVRCLRRATPTQIESLALTQLESLGEALLDFTSIEDLFNWLQANPPQ, from the coding sequence ATGAATGATCTCAGGGATGCTGACGGTGAACTAAACCAACGCGCCGATTTTGATAGTCCGTGGAAAGAAGTATTAGAAGCTTACTTTCCCCAAGCAATGCAGTTCTTTTTTCCGCAAACTGCTGCATTAATTAACTGGGAACGTCCCTACGAATTTCTCGATAAAGAATTTCAACAAATCGCCCGTGAAGCAGAACAAGGTAAGCGATATGCTGATAAACTAGTCAAAGTATGGCACATCCAAGGACATGAACTTTGGTTATTAGTGCATGTAGAAATACAAGCCACCAAAGAAGATGAATTTCCCAAGCGGATGTTCACCTACAACTTTCGCATATTTGACCGCTTTGACAAACCAGCCACCAGTTTAGCGATTTTGTGTGATGCAAATCGGGAATGGCGTCCCAATAATTACAGTTATGATTATCCAGATACCCGGTTAAACTTTGAATTTGGCACCGTCAAGCTGTTAGATTACGAAAACCGTTGGACAGAATTAGAAGCCAGCAATAACCCCTTTGCGACGGTGGTAATGGCGCATCTCAAAACCCAACAAACACGAAAACAACCAGAACAACGCAAAGTTTGGAAATTGGCGTTAATTCGCAGGCTTTATGATTTAGGTTGGGAAGCACAAGATATTCGTAACCTGTATCGATTTATCGATTGGGTTATGATATTACCAAAGGCATTGGAAGTAGAATTTTGGCAAGAGTTCCGACAATTTGAACAGGAGCGTACCATGAGATATGTTACCACAGGCGAGCGCATTGAATACGAGCAAGGCATACAAAAAGGCGAACAGGCGCTGATTTTACGCCAACTACAAAGACGGGTAGGAGAATTATCATCGGAGGTGCGATGTCTACGACGGGCTACGCCTACGCAAATTGAGTCTCTTGCTCTAACTCAGTTAGAATCGCTAGGGGAAGCCTTGTTAGATTTTACCTCAATTGAAGATTTATTTAACTGGTTGCAAGCGAATCCACCACAGTAG
- a CDS encoding bifunctional serine/threonine-protein kinase/formylglycine-generating enzyme family protein, which translates to MKLWTPNQHIKNGRFIIQKVLGGGGFGITYRAIEQRTGKLFVIKTLNHIQQNQADFDERQEKFVNEALVLKGCKHPHIVQVYELIQEDGLWGMVMEHIDGEDLAVYIDQHGQLSEKEALEYIEQIGQALEYVHQQGFLHRDIKPNNILLRRGTKTAVLIDFGLAREFTIGKTASMTNSMTQGYAPLEQYDRQGKFGAYTDVYALAATLYNLLTARVPIPANFREYAPLKPPKEFNPQISDRVNDAILKGMALVSEDRPQTVREWLELLRIPSTPPPTPQSQQGAGIYPTRKFEFEYAQIDTNLKITRYRSQAELFTEDLGNGVVLEMVAIPGGSFMMGSPENEGDDSERPQHQVTIQPFYMGKFPITQEQYAAVMGKNPSDFPGKKRPVETVNWNHAVEFCAILSNKTGKKYQLPSEAQWEYACRAGTTTPFHFGETITTDLANYNGSYGIYDSVPKGKYRKKTTDVGSFPANAFGLHDMHGNVWEWCYDNRHENYINAPSDGSSWLVENDKQRMLRGGSWYIGSWVCRSAYRLNVNLSPTYRDNVIGFRVVCAGAAA; encoded by the coding sequence ATGAAACTCTGGACACCCAATCAACATATTAAAAACGGGCGCTTCATCATTCAAAAAGTATTGGGTGGTGGTGGCTTTGGTATTACCTATCGCGCTATCGAACAACGTACAGGTAAATTATTCGTCATCAAAACCCTCAACCACATCCAGCAAAATCAAGCCGACTTTGACGAACGACAAGAAAAATTTGTCAACGAAGCGCTGGTTTTAAAAGGTTGTAAACATCCTCATATTGTCCAAGTTTATGAACTCATCCAAGAAGATGGACTTTGGGGGATGGTGATGGAACATATTGATGGGGAAGATTTAGCAGTTTATATTGATCAGCATGGGCAATTGTCTGAGAAAGAAGCTCTAGAATATATTGAGCAAATTGGACAAGCTTTAGAATATGTCCATCAACAGGGATTTTTACATCGAGATATCAAACCGAATAATATTCTGTTGCGTCGGGGAACAAAAACAGCAGTATTGATTGACTTTGGTTTAGCGCGGGAATTTACCATTGGTAAAACCGCCAGCATGACTAATTCGATGACACAAGGTTATGCACCACTTGAACAGTATGATAGACAAGGTAAATTTGGTGCGTATACTGATGTTTATGCTTTAGCGGCGACGCTGTATAATTTGCTGACAGCGCGAGTTCCCATCCCCGCTAATTTTCGGGAATATGCACCTTTGAAACCGCCAAAAGAATTTAATCCGCAAATTAGCGACAGGGTGAATGATGCGATTCTCAAGGGGATGGCGTTGGTGTCAGAAGATAGACCGCAGACAGTGCGAGAATGGTTAGAATTGTTGCGTATTCCTAGCACTCCACCCCCAACTCCTCAGAGCCAGCAGGGAGCGGGGATATACCCCACGCGGAAGTTTGAATTTGAATACGCTCAGATAGACACAAACCTGAAAATTACCCGTTATCGCTCACAAGCAGAATTGTTTACCGAAGACCTGGGTAATGGTGTAGTTTTAGAAATGGTAGCAATTCCTGGCGGTAGTTTTATGATGGGTTCGCCAGAAAATGAGGGAGACGATAGTGAACGTCCACAGCACCAAGTTACCATTCAACCGTTTTATATGGGCAAGTTTCCCATCACTCAAGAACAGTATGCAGCAGTGATGGGTAAAAATCCTTCTGACTTCCCAGGAAAAAAAAGACCGGTGGAAACCGTAAATTGGAATCATGCAGTAGAATTTTGTGCTATACTATCTAATAAGACTGGAAAAAAATATCAACTGCCCAGCGAAGCACAATGGGAATACGCCTGTAGAGCAGGAACAACAACCCCATTCCACTTCGGTGAGACCATCACAACTGACTTAGCTAACTACAATGGTAGCTATGGTATCTATGATTCTGTGCCCAAAGGTAAGTACCGCAAAAAAACGACAGATGTAGGTAGCTTCCCTGCTAATGCATTTGGTTTACATGATATGCATGGGAATGTGTGGGAATGGTGTTATGACAATCGGCATGAAAATTATATAAATGCGCCTAGCGATGGTAGTTCTTGGCTAGTTGAGAATGATAAACAACGGATGCTGCGCGGTGGTTCTTGGTACATCGGTTCTTGGGTTTGCCGTTCTGCTTATCGCCTCAACGTCAACCTCAGTCCCACCTACCGCGACAACGTTATCGGTTTTCGCGTTGTATGTGCGGGTGCGGCCGCGTAG